Proteins co-encoded in one Ooceraea biroi isolate clonal line C1 chromosome 9, Obir_v5.4, whole genome shotgun sequence genomic window:
- the LOC105279457 gene encoding signal recognition particle 54 kDa protein isoform X2, producing the protein MVLADLGRKITSALRSLSNATVINEEVLNSMLKEICAALLEADVNIRLVKKLRENVRQVIDFEDMAGGLNKRRMIQSAVFKELVKLIDPGVKAYQPVKGRPNVIMFVGLQGSGKTTTCTKLAYHYLKKNWKACLVCADTFRAGAYDQIKQNATKARIPFYGSYTEVDPVTIAQDGVDMFKKEGYEIIIVDTSGRHKQEESLFEEMLQVANAVQPDNIIFVMDATIGQACEAQAKAFKERVNVGSIIITKLDGHAKGGGALSAVAATQSPVIFVGTGEHIDDLEPFKTKPFISKLLGMGDIEGLIDKVNELNLDDNEELLEKIKHGQFTLRDMYEQFQNIMKMGPFSQLMGMIPGFSQDFMSKGTEQESMARLKRLMTIMDSMNDSELDSRDGAKLFSKQPGRIARVARGSGVTEKEVKDLITQYTKFAAVVKKMGGIKGLFKAGDMAKNVNPTQMAKLNHQMAKMMDPRVLHQMGGMPGLQNIMKQLQQGAAGGLGNLMGGFGGKS; encoded by the exons ATGGTTCTCGCGGACCTCGGGCGTAAAATTACGTCCGCCCTGCGGTCGCTGAGCAACGCGACCGTCATCAATGAGGAG GTTTTAAATTCTATGCTGAAGGAGATATGCGCAGCGTTGTTGGAAGCTGATGTAAATATTAGATTAGTGAAGAAATTGCGGGAGAATGTGCGTCAGGTTATCGATTTTGAGGATATGGCTGGTGGTCTTAATAAAAGGCGGATGATACAGAGCGCAGTTTTTAAAGAGCTCGTAAAG TTGATTGATCCTGGCGTTAAAGCGTACCAACCGGTAAAAGGCCGTCCTAACGTGATCATGTTTGTCGGTTTGCAAGGGTCTGGTAAAACGACCACTTGTACCAAACTTGCGTATCATTATCTTAAGAAAAACTGGAAGGCGTGTTTAGTATGTGCCGATACTTTCCGTGCTGGTGCGTACGATCAGATAAAACAGAACGCCACGAAAGCTAGGATACCATTTTATGGAAG ttACACAGAGGTAGATCCCGTAACGATCGCGCAAGATGGCGTCGACATGTTCAAGAAGGAAGGgtacgaaataattattgttgacACAAGTGGAAGGCACAAACAGGAAGAATCGTTATTCGAGGAGATGTTGCAAGTGGCCAATGCTGTG CAACCAGATAATATAATCTTCGTGATGGACGCAACGATAGGTCAGGCCTGCGAGGCTCAAGCGAAAGCTTTCAAGGAACGCGTCAACGTCGGCTCGATCATAATCACGAAATTGGATGGCCACGCGAAGGGTGGTGGTGCGCTTTCTGC TGTTGCAGCGACACAAAGTCCTGTAATATTTGTTGGTACGGGAGAGCACATAGACGATCTAGAACCGTTTAAAACCAAACCGTTTATCAGTAAATTATTGGGCATGGGAGACATCGAGGGTCTCATTGACAAAGTGAACGAGCTCAATTTAGACGACAACGAGGAGTTGCTCGAAAAGATCAAGCACGGTCAATTTACCTTACGAGATATGTACGAACAGTTCCAAAATATCATGAAGATGGGACCATTTTCACAGTTAATG GGTATGATACCTGGATTCAGTCAAGACTTTATGTCGAAAGGCACAGAGCAGGAATCGATGGCGAGATTAAAGCGACTTATGACTATTATGGATAGTATGAACGATTCAG AATTGGACAGTAGAGACGGAGCTAAGTTATTTAGCAAACAGCCCGGGAGGATAGCGAGAGTAGCGAGAGGTTCTGGCGTAACGGAGAAGGAAGTCAAAGATTTAATTACGCAGTACACAAAGTTCGCAGCGGTCGTTAAAAAGATGGGCGGTATAAAGGGCTTGTTCAAGGCCGGCGACATGGCCAAGAACGTTAATCCTACGCAAATGGCGAAGCTGAATCATCAAATGGCCAAGATGATGGATCCACGTGTATTACATCAAATGG GTGGCATGCCAggtttgcaaaatataatgaaacagTTACAGCAAGGCGCCGCCGGTGGATTGGGAAATTTAATGGGCGGTTTCGGCGGTAAATCCTGA
- the LOC105279457 gene encoding signal recognition particle 54 kDa protein isoform X1: MVLADLGRKITSALRSLSNATVINEEVLNSMLKEICAALLEADVNIRLVKKLRENVRQVIDFEDMAGGLNKRRMIQSAVFKELVKLIDPGVKAYQPVKGRPNVIMFVGLQGSGKTTTCTKLAYHYLKKNWKACLVCADTFRAGAYDQIKQNATKARIPFYGSYTEVDPVTIAQDGVDMFKKEGYEIIIVDTSGRHKQEESLFEEMLQVANAVQPDNIIFVMDATIGQACEAQAKAFKERVNVGSIIITKLDGHAKGGGALSAVAATQSPVIFVGTGEHIDDLEPFKTKPFISKLLGMGDIEGLIDKVNELNLDDNEELLEKIKHGQFTLRDMYEQFQNIMKMGPFSQLMGMIPGFSQDFMSKGTEQESMARLKRLMTIMDSMNDSELDSRDGAKLFSKQPGRIARVARGSGVTEKEVKDLITQYTKFAAVVKKMGGIKGLFKAGDMAKNVNPTQMAKLNHQMAKMMDPRVLHQMGEQFTGFNLWKYAHHCVKFALNLDTLLHTYMLELLIPFISYMGFKLQLNNKGI, from the exons ATGGTTCTCGCGGACCTCGGGCGTAAAATTACGTCCGCCCTGCGGTCGCTGAGCAACGCGACCGTCATCAATGAGGAG GTTTTAAATTCTATGCTGAAGGAGATATGCGCAGCGTTGTTGGAAGCTGATGTAAATATTAGATTAGTGAAGAAATTGCGGGAGAATGTGCGTCAGGTTATCGATTTTGAGGATATGGCTGGTGGTCTTAATAAAAGGCGGATGATACAGAGCGCAGTTTTTAAAGAGCTCGTAAAG TTGATTGATCCTGGCGTTAAAGCGTACCAACCGGTAAAAGGCCGTCCTAACGTGATCATGTTTGTCGGTTTGCAAGGGTCTGGTAAAACGACCACTTGTACCAAACTTGCGTATCATTATCTTAAGAAAAACTGGAAGGCGTGTTTAGTATGTGCCGATACTTTCCGTGCTGGTGCGTACGATCAGATAAAACAGAACGCCACGAAAGCTAGGATACCATTTTATGGAAG ttACACAGAGGTAGATCCCGTAACGATCGCGCAAGATGGCGTCGACATGTTCAAGAAGGAAGGgtacgaaataattattgttgacACAAGTGGAAGGCACAAACAGGAAGAATCGTTATTCGAGGAGATGTTGCAAGTGGCCAATGCTGTG CAACCAGATAATATAATCTTCGTGATGGACGCAACGATAGGTCAGGCCTGCGAGGCTCAAGCGAAAGCTTTCAAGGAACGCGTCAACGTCGGCTCGATCATAATCACGAAATTGGATGGCCACGCGAAGGGTGGTGGTGCGCTTTCTGC TGTTGCAGCGACACAAAGTCCTGTAATATTTGTTGGTACGGGAGAGCACATAGACGATCTAGAACCGTTTAAAACCAAACCGTTTATCAGTAAATTATTGGGCATGGGAGACATCGAGGGTCTCATTGACAAAGTGAACGAGCTCAATTTAGACGACAACGAGGAGTTGCTCGAAAAGATCAAGCACGGTCAATTTACCTTACGAGATATGTACGAACAGTTCCAAAATATCATGAAGATGGGACCATTTTCACAGTTAATG GGTATGATACCTGGATTCAGTCAAGACTTTATGTCGAAAGGCACAGAGCAGGAATCGATGGCGAGATTAAAGCGACTTATGACTATTATGGATAGTATGAACGATTCAG AATTGGACAGTAGAGACGGAGCTAAGTTATTTAGCAAACAGCCCGGGAGGATAGCGAGAGTAGCGAGAGGTTCTGGCGTAACGGAGAAGGAAGTCAAAGATTTAATTACGCAGTACACAAAGTTCGCAGCGGTCGTTAAAAAGATGGGCGGTATAAAGGGCTTGTTCAAGGCCGGCGACATGGCCAAGAACGTTAATCCTACGCAAATGGCGAAGCTGAATCATCAAATGGCCAAGATGATGGATCCACGTGTATTACATCAAATGGGTGAGCAATTCACAGGGTTTAACTTGTGGAAATACGCACATCATTGTGTGAAGTTTGCTCTGAATCTTGATACTttgttacatacatatatgctaGAATTATTAATCCCATTTATAAGTTACATGGGTTTTAAGTTACAGCTTAATAATAAAGGAATCTGA